Proteins encoded within one genomic window of uncultured Draconibacterium sp.:
- a CDS encoding sigma-70 family RNA polymerase sigma factor, translated as MDNKQDNKIWKDFKAGHHSAFTLIYNQHIDLLYAYGTKICGDDNLVKDCIQEVFIKLFERRDQIRNLGSIKFYLFRSLKNALIDSLSSSQRMRGVSENIEFGIEYSAEKYWIDNEIGDSQKKRIQNALNKLTSKQKEIIYLRYNQGLSFDQIGDILGVNAGSAKKQTYRTLGKLRELLDNGGTSKSKLNSDFILLLYILASR; from the coding sequence ATGGACAATAAGCAAGATAATAAAATATGGAAAGATTTTAAGGCTGGGCATCATTCAGCTTTCACCTTGATTTATAATCAACATATTGATTTGCTGTATGCTTATGGAACAAAAATATGTGGCGATGATAATTTGGTAAAGGATTGTATTCAGGAAGTTTTTATTAAACTCTTTGAAAGAAGAGATCAAATCCGGAACCTTGGTTCAATAAAATTTTATTTGTTTAGATCATTAAAGAACGCTCTAATTGACTCATTATCATCGTCCCAAAGAATGAGAGGAGTTTCAGAGAATATTGAATTTGGAATTGAATATTCGGCAGAGAAATACTGGATTGACAATGAAATAGGTGATTCGCAAAAAAAGAGAATTCAAAATGCACTAAATAAACTTACCAGCAAGCAAAAAGAAATAATTTACCTGAGATATAATCAAGGTCTTAGCTTTGACCAGATTGGTGATATTCTGGGAGTAAATGCCGGATCAGCAAAAAAACAAACCTATCGCACTCTTGGAAAATTAAGAGAGCTACTCGATAACGGTGGCACGTCTAAGTCGAAATTAAATAGCGACTTTATCCTTTTGCTTTATATACTGGCCAGCCGTTAA
- a CDS encoding T9SS type A sorting domain-containing protein, whose protein sequence is MYSNQYNCKRPSYKLLNKTRNIFFGFTLLLALFITHKSNAQSAILSAGSTVENANYSLSYSIGELSVATYKKTTVTLTQGQQQGSLIITSINSSEDLGIQAKVYPNPTSNFVMLTFEGVNIDDLKFSLTNVNGSLLLAEKNLSQQQQISMCQYISGIYFLTVSNRKNTYIHTFKIIKK, encoded by the coding sequence ATGTATTCAAACCAGTATAACTGCAAAAGACCATCGTATAAATTACTGAACAAAACCCGAAACATTTTTTTCGGTTTCACTCTTCTTCTCGCATTGTTTATTACACATAAAAGTAACGCTCAAAGTGCAATTTTATCGGCAGGCAGTACTGTCGAAAACGCCAATTATTCGCTGAGTTATTCTATTGGAGAGCTTTCGGTTGCTACCTATAAAAAAACAACGGTAACATTAACGCAGGGTCAACAACAGGGAAGCTTGATTATAACCTCCATAAATTCATCAGAGGATTTGGGAATCCAGGCAAAAGTCTACCCCAATCCTACCAGCAACTTTGTTATGCTAACCTTCGAAGGCGTCAACATTGATGACCTGAAATTCTCTTTAACCAATGTTAATGGAAGCCTCCTGTTAGCTGAGAAAAACCTTTCGCAGCAGCAACAGATTTCCATGTGCCAGTATATAAGTGGCATCTATTTTTTAACTGTATCCAACAGGAAAAACACTTACATCCATACATTCAAAATCATTAAAAAATAA